The sequence CTGTTCTCCAGCGCGCCCTCGCACTGCGCGGCGTTGGCCTCGATCCCGGCGACGCAGCGCTCCGCCAGCGTGTCCATCGCCTGCATCAGGATGCGCATCGACTGCAGCACGTTGAGCAGGATGATCGGCTCCATGGCGTTGAGCTGCAGCTGGCCGGCCTCCGCCGCCATGGTCACGGTCAGGTCGTTGCCCACCACCTGAAACGCCACCTGGTTTACCACTTCCGGGATCACCGGGTTGATCTTGCCCGGCATGATCGAGGAGCCGGCCTGCACCGGCGGCAGGCGGATCTCGTTGAAGCCCGAGCGCGGGCCCGACGACAGCAGCCGCAGGTCGTTGCAGATCTTCGACAGCTTCACCGCGATCCGCTTCAGCACGCCGGAAAAGGTCACATAGGCGCCGGTGTCGGAGGAGGCTTCGATCAGGTCGACGGCAAGCTTCGCCTGCATGCCGGTGATCCGCGACAGCTCCGCCACCGCCTTCTCCGGATAACCGGCAGGGGCGTTGACCCTGGTGCCGATGGCGGTGCCGCCGAGATTGACCTCCAGCAGCAGGCGCGACAGCTGGCCGATGATCGCCACGTCCTCGTCGATGGTGGCGGCAAAGCCGGCAAATTCCTGGCCGAGCGTCATCGGCACCGCGTCCTGCAGCTGGGTGCGGCCGATCTTGCGCACCTGCGCGAAGGCCCGCGCCCGCTCGGCGAAGGCGGCGGACAGGCGCCGCTGCGCGTCCTGGAACGGGCTGCACTGGCTGACGATGGCCAGCCGCATGGCGGTCGGGTAGACGTCGTTGGTCGACTGCGAGCGGTTGACGTCGTCATTGGGATGCAGCCTGGCGTATTCGCCGGGCTGGTGGCCCATGCGCAGCAGGGCGAGGTTCGCGATCACCTCGTTGGCGTTCATGTTGGTCGAGGTGCCGGCCCCGCCCTGGATCATGTCGACCCGGAAATGCGCCATGTGGTGTCCGGCGATGATCTCCTCGCACACCGCCGCGATGGCCGCATGCTTGTCCTTGGCCAGCACGCCGAGCTCCAGGTTGGCGTTGGCGGCGGCCAGCTTCACCCAGGCGAGCGCCCGCACGAATTCGGGAAAATGCGACAGCGGAATCCCCGAGATGGGGAAGTTCGCGATGGCACGCTGCGTGTGGATGCCCCACAGGCACTCGTGCGGCAGGTCCATCTGGCCGAGGCTGTCTTCCTCGCGCCGCATCTGCACTGTCATTCCGGTCTCCATTGCGCGGGTCTTGCGCCCGCGTCTTTCAAGCTCGGCAAAATGGAAAACGGGCCGCCTTGCGGCGGCCCGTCGCTCGTCGTGTCGCCGCTTACTTCCAGCGGGCGGGGTCCCAGGCCTCTCGGTCGAGGTCGAGATCGGGGAACTTCGCCGGATCGAAGATCGGGCGGGCGACGCCGGCCTTCAGCTGGGCGCGGAAGTCGTCGACCACGCGCATCGCCGTCGGGAACAGCATCAGGATGGCCACCAGGTTGACCAGCGCCAGCACGCCCATCATCGGGTCGGAGAAGAAGAACACGGACGTCGCCGAGGGGGCCGCCGCGCCCATGAAGACGAGGCCGAGGATCAGCAGCCGCAGCCCGTTCAGCGCCATCTTGGAGTCGGTCATCGCCGCCAGCGCGTTCTCGCCCAGATACACGTTGTAGATGATCGAGGAGAAGGCGAAGAGCAGGATCGCCAGCGTCAGCGCGTAGCGCGACCACTCGCCGAAATGGCTCGCCAGCGACTGCTGGGTCAGCACCACGCCGTCGATGCCTTCCGCACCCGGCGTGTAGACGTCGCCGAGCAGGATCAGGAAGGCGGTGCAGGAGCAGATGACGATGGTGTCGATGAACACGGAGAAGGCCTGGGTCACGCCCTGGCTGACCGGATGGCGCACCAATGCGGTCGCCGCCACGTTCGGCGCCGAGCCGAGGCCGGCCTCGTTGGAGAACAGGCCGCGGCGCAGGCCTTGCGCGATGGCTGCGCCCATGCCGCCGGCAATCGCCTCCTCGTAGCCGAAGGCGCTGGAGACGATGCGGGCGATCACCGACGGGATCTCCTGGATGTTGATCGCGATGGCGATGATGGCCAGGCCCAGATAGCCGACCGCCATGATCGGCACCACGACGTCGGCTGCCTTGGCGATGCGCTTGATGCCGCCGAAGATCACGAAGCCGGTGACGATGGTCAGGAAGGCGCCGGTGATCATCCGGTCGATCCCGAGCGAATCCTGCACCGCGCCGGCCACCGTGTTGCCCTGGAAGGCGTTGAAGCCGAGGCCGAAGGCGGCCAGCAGGCAGATGGCGTAGACGATGGCCAGCCAGTTGTACTGGTGGCCGAGGCCCCGGCGGATGTAGTCGGCCGGCCCGCCGCGGAAGGAGTGCTCGCCGTCCTTGCGCTTGTAGACCTGCGCCAGCGTGCATTCGACCAGGCTGGTGGCCATGCCGACCAGCGCGATGCACCACATCCAGAACACCGCGCCCGGTCCGCCGAGCGTGATCGCCACGGCGACGCCGGCGATGTTGCCGCCGCCCACGCGCCCGCCGACCGACACCAGCAGCGCCTCGCGGGCGCTGATCGCGTTGGGATCGTTGTTCTGGTTGCGGCCCGACAGCACGCGGAACATGCGGCCGAAGAACTCGATCTGCACGAAGCCGGACATGATGGTGATGAACACGCCGAACACCACCAGGATCGGGATCAGCGCCCAGCCCCAGGTCAGTGCGTCGACATAGCCGAAGAGCGTTTTCAGAAACTCCATGTGACCCTCCCATTCACGACGAGCCCCCGCTCGTCTCTACTGAGGTCGGCGGGCCGTGCCCGCCAGAAAATTCCCTCAAGATCCGGGCCTTCCGTCAAAGACCCGGCGGACCCTCCCGGCCCGAGCCGCAACAATAGGCTGCGTGCGCTCCCGCCCCAATTGCGCGAAATGGAGCGGAGTGGTGCAATGTGGTGCATTTTGCGCAACATCTTGCGCCTGCTGGTTAGTCCGATAGCTCGATCCACAGGTGCGCCAGCGCCGCTTCCGGCGTTTCCGGTCCGCCGTTTTCCACGCCCGCACGCCACAGCATGGCACCGGCGGCATAGGACCCGGGCGACAACCCGCCTTCCTCGCACTGGCTGACCGCGCGGATGCGGCAGCCGCGCTGCACCGCCTGCGCCAGCGCCGCTTCCAGGGCCGGGTCGGCCATCGCCGTGCCCGCGCCGTAGACCCGCAGCACCGCTCCGTCCAGTTCGGCGAGCGCTCCGGCCAGGGCCCCGGCCGGCAGGCCCGGCGACAGGGTCAGGATCGCCAGCCGCTTGTCGGCGAAGCGGCGGCGGCGATAGGGGCCGGACAGCGGCGCCTGCGGCACCGAGCGGAAGGCGTCGGCGTCCTGCGAATTGTGTTTCACCAGCCCGGCGGCGGCCATGATCGCGCCGTTGAAGGCAAGCCGCACGCCGGCCGGTCCCTCGCGCACCGCATCCAGCGCCAGCTTCAGGTTGCCTTCCGCATCGCCTTCGACGCCGAGCGGCTGCATCGACCCGCACAGCAGGACGGGCAGCGGCAGGCCGGTCAGCGCCTGTGCCAGCGCGGCGCCGGTAAAGGCCATGGTGTCGGTGCCGTGGGTGATGATGACGCCGGCCCGCCCCGGCATGTCCGCGCAGCGCGCGGCGAAGGTGTCGATGACTTCCAGCATCGCGTTCCAGTGGTCCGGGCCGATGGCCGAACTGTCGATCAGCGGATCGAAGACATGCAGCGTCAGCCGCGCGTCGGCCGGGGCCAGCCGGCGCGCCGCCGCCTCGACCAGGCCCTTGGCCGGAGCCAGCCCGTCCGGGCCGGACGCCATGCCGATCGTGCCGCCGGTGTGGAGCAGAAGGATCTCGGCCATCGTCACCCCGCCCGCCGCAGTGCCGTGGGCGCGGGCAATGCCCGCCGCGCCAGCGCATCGGCCACGAGATCCGTCACGTCGACCAGCTGCTTGTCCGTTTCGATGTCGGCGATCAGCGGCAGTTCCGTGCAGGCCAGCAGCACCGTGTCGGCATCGAGGCCGGCGACCAGCTCGGCAAGGCGCGGGCGCAAGGATGCGTCCCCGCTGCCCAGCCGCTTCACGTCCTCGATCAGCCGGTGCAGCGCGCCTGCATCGCCCGGCAGCTCCACCTCGACCAGCTGCGGCAGGTCGCGATAGGCCGACCACTCGTCCATCGCCGTCACCGGTCCGGCGCCGAGCAGCGCCAGCTTGCGCGTGCCGCTGCGGGCGATCCAGTCGGCCAGGACGCCCTGGAAGGAGACCAGCTGCGCGGCAAGGCCCAGCTCTTCGATACGCGGCGCGTACCAGTTCAGCGTGTTGCAGGCGATGGCATAGGCCTCGACCTGCGGTGCGATGATGTCGAGCGTGTCGCGCATCGCCGACCACACGGCGGTGTCGTTTCCGGCCAGGTCCATGGACAGGCCGAGCCGGGGCTCGGACACGACGATGACGCGCGGGGCGTCGAGATCGCCGCGGAACGCTGCGCCCATCAGCTGCTGGTTGCGCCGCAGCACCTTGGCCCACAGGTCGAGCCCGGCCTCGGGTCCCGAGCCGGCGATGATGCCCAGGCTCGCCCGCGCGCGCGCCGGCGGCGCCTCGCTGCTGGCCCTGCGGCCGGTGTCGTTCTGCATCCCTCGTCTCCGCGATGGTTCGGTGCCCATAGTCCCCGCAGGGTGATTCACCGTGCATGTCTCGGGCAATTGTGCAATTGAGTGGGAATCGGCGCTTTCGGGCGCGAAAAATGCACCAAAGCGCATCATGCATCCTTTCGGCACCAATCTCCGCCTGCTGTGCGGCTATCGGCCCTCCATCGCCCGCGTGGCGCAGGACCTGAAGATCAACCGCAGCCAGCTCAACCGCTATCTTGCGGGAAGCTCCTTCCCGCGCAACGCCTTGATGCGGAAGATCTGCGATTATTTCGGCGTCGAGCCGCACGAGATGCTGCTGCCGGAAGAGGAGTTCGCCCGCCTGGTGAAGCTGCGCGGCCTGGCCGCCGACACGCTCACCCGGAACTTCCGCCAGCATCTCGACCAGATCTTCGCGCGGGGCGATCCGCGCATCTTCAACCTCGTCGGCACCTTCTTCGAATATTACTATTCCATGTCCTCGCGCGGCCAGATCGTGCGGGCGCTGGTGTCCTTTTCCATCGAGGGCGAGCACGTCTTCTATCGCCGGCTGGAGCGCATGGGGCCGTTCGACCGGACCTGCCGGCGCCACTACCGCTACCAGGGGGCGGCGCTGCTGACCGGCGACCGGGTGTTCCTCAACGATTACGAATACAGCGCCGGCATCGAGATCACCCAGACGGTGCTCTATCCCGACTATGCTCATCGCTGGACGCGCCTGCACGGGGTCAAGGTCGGCGTCTCGGCCAATCGCGACCACGTGCCTTGCGCCGTGCGCACCTATCTGGAGCGCACCTTGCCGCGCGTGCCGCTGGCCGGCTCGCTGCGCCGCTGCGGCCTGTTCGATGCCGACAGTCCGGAAATTCCGGCCTATGTGCTGCCGATGATCGACAATGCCCGGCCGGGCAACCACGTCTTCGAGGCCTATGCCGACGAGCGCGGCTGAGCCCGCCGACGTGTCGGCAAGGAGGGGGCCGGCAACAAAAAACCCGCCGGGAGGGGCTCCCGGCGGGTCTTGCATCGAAGTCTTGCAGCTCGCGTCAGGCCGCGACAAGCTCTTCCAGCTTGCGCTCGGCTTCGCCGATCGAGGCCTCGCGGGCCTCCGGGCCGAAGGCCAGCTTCTCGGCATAGACGAAGGTGATGTCGGTGATGCCGATGAAGTTCAGCATCGTGCGCAGGTGCGGCTCCTGCGAATCCATCTGCTTGGCAGGGCCTTCGCTGTAGAGACCGCCGCGGGTCGCAACGACGATGGCGCGCTTGCCGGTCATCAGGCCTTCCGGGCCTGCCTCGGTGTAGCGGAACGACACGCCGGCGCGCAGCACGTAGTCGAACCAGGACTTCAGGGTCGAGGGAATGCCGAAATTGTACATCGGCGCGCCGATGACCAGGACGTCGGCGGCCTTGACCTCGGCGATCAGCTCGTCGGACAATTTCTGGGCGGCGGCCTGCGCCGCGTTCGCCGGCTCGCCGCCGCGAATGGCGGTGGCGCCGTCGAGGTCGAGATGCGGCACCTGGCCGGCACCGAGATCGCGAACGGTCAGCTGCAGGTCCGGGTTGCGGGACTTGAGCTGGTCGATCGTGTCGTTGACCAGCTTGTTGGATGCGGACGCATCACCCAGCGCGCTGCTGGTGATGGCGAGAACCTTCAAAGTCGAGGGCATGACCCTGTTCCTTCCGATAATGTTGTACCCCACAGGTAGTCGTCCTCGTGCGGCACCAGAACTCCCGAAATCCGCACCACACTGTTGCGCCAGCAGGAACGCCGGATGATCGAACTGGAAGACATGCGCTACTTCGTCGAGGTCGCCGAGAGCGGCGGCTTCAGCCGGGCTGCCGCCCGTCTCGGCGTCTCCAAATCCATCGTCAGCCGGCGCATCGCCCGCATCGAGGAGCATCTGGGCGCGCGCCTGCTCAACCGCACGACGCGCGGCGTCACCGCCAGCGATGCCGGGATGGAGTTCAAGGCGCGGGCCGAACGGCTCCTTGCCGATTACGACGAAGCGCTCGATGCGGTCGCCGCCCATGGCGGCGAGGTGGTCGGCCGGCTGCGCGTCTCGGCGCCGCTCTCCTTCGGCATCCAGCATCTGGCGCCGGTGCTGGCCGAACTTGCCGCCGACCATCCGCGGCTGGAGCTCGACGTCTCGCTGTCCGACCGGCTGGTCGACCTGATCGGCGAGCGGCTCGATGCGGCGATCCGCATCGGCAAGCTGGAAGATTCCAGCCATGTCGCCCGCCGCATCGCGCCGATCCGCTCCCTCGTCGTCGCCAGCCCCGCCTATCTCGCCCGCAAGGGCCGGCCGACGCGGCCAGAGGAACTGGCGACCGACCACGACTGCCTGATCTATACCGGCAGCCGCTCGCCCGAATGGGTCTTCACGCGGGGCGAGGAGACCGTCTCCGTGCGCCCGCGTGGCCGGCTCCGCAGCGACAGCGGCGAGACGCTGGTCGCCTGGGCCCTTGCCGGTCTCGGCATCGTCCAGATGCCGTCCTTCCTGCTCGGCGACACGGTCGACAAGGGCACTCTCGTCCCGCTTCTGCTCGACCATCCCTTGCCCGAATACGGCATGTATGTCGTCCGCCCGCCCGGCCCGCACACGCCCGGCAAGGTCAGGGCGCTGACGGAGGCCCTGCTGCGCCATTTCGGCGGCACGCCGGCCTGGGACCGCTGCGTGCGCCACGTGGCGGAGGCGGAGGCCGCCGCACGGGCATCGGGCAAGGCCGGCACGCGGGGATAATCGGACAGCGGTCGGGGCGGCCTTGCCGGGGATAACCGGCGCCGTGCGGCCATCGGCCGCTCTCTTTCGCCGACCTAACCCGGATTGGGCGATTTTGCGTGCGCCATCTCGAAAATCGCGCCGATTGAGACGGAATTTCGCAAAATCCGTCTCGAAATTCTCCAACCGCCCGACGGGTGTGCAGTCCCCTGTCGCGCGGGCTTCCATACCTGCCGGAAAATCGTGCTAACCTGTGGGTCTTGTTGGGCTTTGCGCCGTGCGGCGCGCTCGCGTTCGGAAGGTTGCGATGACCGTTCTCCCCAGGCTGACATTCCACGGCGCCGCCGGCGGCGTCACCGGATCCTGCCACCGTCTCGAGACGGCAGGCGGCACCGTTCTGCTCGACTGCGGCATGTTCCAGGGCTCCAAGACCGAGAAGGAGCTGAACTACCGGCCCTTCCCCTTTTCCGTCGGCGACGTCGACGCGGTCGTCCTCAGCCATGCCCATATCGACCATTCCGGCCTGCTGCCGAAGCTGGTCCGCGACGGCTATTCCGGGCCGATCTACGCCAC comes from Stappia sp. 28M-7 and encodes:
- a CDS encoding aspartate ammonia-lyase, whose protein sequence is MTVQMRREEDSLGQMDLPHECLWGIHTQRAIANFPISGIPLSHFPEFVRALAWVKLAAANANLELGVLAKDKHAAIAAVCEEIIAGHHMAHFRVDMIQGGAGTSTNMNANEVIANLALLRMGHQPGEYARLHPNDDVNRSQSTNDVYPTAMRLAIVSQCSPFQDAQRRLSAAFAERARAFAQVRKIGRTQLQDAVPMTLGQEFAGFAATIDEDVAIIGQLSRLLLEVNLGGTAIGTRVNAPAGYPEKAVAELSRITGMQAKLAVDLIEASSDTGAYVTFSGVLKRIAVKLSKICNDLRLLSSGPRSGFNEIRLPPVQAGSSIMPGKINPVIPEVVNQVAFQVVGNDLTVTMAAEAGQLQLNAMEPIILLNVLQSMRILMQAMDTLAERCVAGIEANAAQCEGALENSLVLATMLVPHLGYANAAKIAKTALARDRSVTETAVELGFGTREDIQAMILSEA
- a CDS encoding sodium:alanine symporter family protein — protein: MEFLKTLFGYVDALTWGWALIPILVVFGVFITIMSGFVQIEFFGRMFRVLSGRNQNNDPNAISAREALLVSVGGRVGGGNIAGVAVAITLGGPGAVFWMWCIALVGMATSLVECTLAQVYKRKDGEHSFRGGPADYIRRGLGHQYNWLAIVYAICLLAAFGLGFNAFQGNTVAGAVQDSLGIDRMITGAFLTIVTGFVIFGGIKRIAKAADVVVPIMAVGYLGLAIIAIAINIQEIPSVIARIVSSAFGYEEAIAGGMGAAIAQGLRRGLFSNEAGLGSAPNVAATALVRHPVSQGVTQAFSVFIDTIVICSCTAFLILLGDVYTPGAEGIDGVVLTQQSLASHFGEWSRYALTLAILLFAFSSIIYNVYLGENALAAMTDSKMALNGLRLLILGLVFMGAAAPSATSVFFFSDPMMGVLALVNLVAILMLFPTAMRVVDDFRAQLKAGVARPIFDPAKFPDLDLDREAWDPARWK
- a CDS encoding asparaginase domain-containing protein — encoded protein: MAEILLLHTGGTIGMASGPDGLAPAKGLVEAAARRLAPADARLTLHVFDPLIDSSAIGPDHWNAMLEVIDTFAARCADMPGRAGVIITHGTDTMAFTGAALAQALTGLPLPVLLCGSMQPLGVEGDAEGNLKLALDAVREGPAGVRLAFNGAIMAAAGLVKHNSQDADAFRSVPQAPLSGPYRRRRFADKRLAILTLSPGLPAGALAGALAELDGAVLRVYGAGTAMADPALEAALAQAVQRGCRIRAVSQCEEGGLSPGSYAAGAMLWRAGVENGGPETPEAALAHLWIELSD
- a CDS encoding aspartate/glutamate racemase family protein, which encodes MQNDTGRRASSEAPPARARASLGIIAGSGPEAGLDLWAKVLRRNQQLMGAAFRGDLDAPRVIVVSEPRLGLSMDLAGNDTAVWSAMRDTLDIIAPQVEAYAIACNTLNWYAPRIEELGLAAQLVSFQGVLADWIARSGTRKLALLGAGPVTAMDEWSAYRDLPQLVEVELPGDAGALHRLIEDVKRLGSGDASLRPRLAELVAGLDADTVLLACTELPLIADIETDKQLVDVTDLVADALARRALPAPTALRRAG
- a CDS encoding helix-turn-helix transcriptional regulator, whose amino-acid sequence is MHPFGTNLRLLCGYRPSIARVAQDLKINRSQLNRYLAGSSFPRNALMRKICDYFGVEPHEMLLPEEEFARLVKLRGLAADTLTRNFRQHLDQIFARGDPRIFNLVGTFFEYYYSMSSRGQIVRALVSFSIEGEHVFYRRLERMGPFDRTCRRHYRYQGAALLTGDRVFLNDYEYSAGIEITQTVLYPDYAHRWTRLHGVKVGVSANRDHVPCAVRTYLERTLPRVPLAGSLRRCGLFDADSPEIPAYVLPMIDNARPGNHVFEAYADERG
- a CDS encoding FMN-dependent NADH-azoreductase; the protein is MPSTLKVLAITSSALGDASASNKLVNDTIDQLKSRNPDLQLTVRDLGAGQVPHLDLDGATAIRGGEPANAAQAAAQKLSDELIAEVKAADVLVIGAPMYNFGIPSTLKSWFDYVLRAGVSFRYTEAGPEGLMTGKRAIVVATRGGLYSEGPAKQMDSQEPHLRTMLNFIGITDITFVYAEKLAFGPEAREASIGEAERKLEELVAA
- a CDS encoding LysR family transcriptional regulator, translating into MIELEDMRYFVEVAESGGFSRAAARLGVSKSIVSRRIARIEEHLGARLLNRTTRGVTASDAGMEFKARAERLLADYDEALDAVAAHGGEVVGRLRVSAPLSFGIQHLAPVLAELAADHPRLELDVSLSDRLVDLIGERLDAAIRIGKLEDSSHVARRIAPIRSLVVASPAYLARKGRPTRPEELATDHDCLIYTGSRSPEWVFTRGEETVSVRPRGRLRSDSGETLVAWALAGLGIVQMPSFLLGDTVDKGTLVPLLLDHPLPEYGMYVVRPPGPHTPGKVRALTEALLRHFGGTPAWDRCVRHVAEAEAAARASGKAGTRG